In Coregonus clupeaformis isolate EN_2021a chromosome 7, ASM2061545v1, whole genome shotgun sequence, one genomic interval encodes:
- the LOC121570497 gene encoding bucky ball gives MDEGSKHPQSMESGQHNQRHVNHPRPFFYVQPASQPYYNMYHHHNQWHNMNNPYNHYGLPGSGGYPFGRPSPYMSPYPYMQYPGGYVVPHTPHMHPVDYRRMYEPSHFHPPPVHDPIFRHQQQQQQQHHHAHAHREVVCSEAQTDPNDALNKLIECLDKLRANEMQGSEKELDSGVVSQSSGIFSPDGETKSCEVVVGGDIHGGHGASCGKLEGSQLQSSFPMGSLFSVGDSTAAVYDRESSRSLGGLGQEGWAVDSDEEPPLDSSSVHEEHKENLDPQQHAEEESLHRCSSENLCLQSAVLQSENSPRPENTDNQAEEDSTNPDCTSSTEGLMRQGHCSNLLSPQSLPSPIASDWQALEDTKRGEETFDVPNRKGLSKLDVDLSYQILHLPFDKVLTAGALQKDCSASSSSALLCGDLQASLSSSRITTTSSPAHHHYYSYYCPPQTAHERLSVLSPSLDELSSRDEMFSTDLEDMDRFPRSSVYAGRRFSAEVEHLGEPEVKNVCPKSKKLLCACCGSSLLKGGASRVKVHHGPSVYADDEAGDSDEVVEQEQQSARTREERAHPTRVVVQKHPVPKKHQPLHIQQHPKPSCKRGQCREAVGPEEQQEEPEMVLVGSELEYYEGHVVEGGQDVGDKEHRTCKDGLCREGMATSDPGRWERDRAKPRRKPHTSLQERLALRKALCKPLVYQRVRDEEEEPPRCHRGKGSTKRGDTMLMSQH, from the exons ATGGACG aaGGGAGCAAACACCCACAGTCGATGGAGAGCGGTCAACATAACCAGCGGCATGTCAATCACCCAAGGCCGTTCTTCTATGTTCAACCGGCTTCTCAACCTTACTACAACATGTATCATCATCACAATCAGTGGCATAATATGAACAACCCATACAACCACTATGGTTTACCTGGTTCAG GAGGTTATCCCTTTGGACGTCCTAGTCCATACATGTCCCCATACCCGTACATGCAGTATCCTGGTGGATATGTTGTCCCACACACTCCACACATGCATCCAGTTGATTACAGACGCATGTATGAACCATCTCATTTTCATCCACCTCCTGTGCATGACCCCATATTCCGCcaccaacagcagcagcaacaacaacaccaCCAT GCTCACGCCCATAGAGAGGTGGTCTGTTCTGAGGCGCAGACGGACCCGAATGATGCGCTCAACAAGCTCATAGAATGTCTGGACAAACTCAGGGCCAACGAGATGCAGGGCTCTGAGAAAGAACTGGATTCCGGTGTCGTTTCCCAATCTTCCGGAATATTCTCGCCAGATGGGGAAACTAAATCTtgtgaggtggtggtggggggagaCATACACGGTGGTCATGGAGCCTCGTGTGGTAAGTTGGAAGGCAGCCAATTGCAGTCGTCATTTCCGATGGGCAGTTTGTTCAGCGTCGGTGACTCCACGGCGGCGGTCTATGACCGTGAGTCAAGCCGGAGCCTCGGTGGGCTGGGTCAGGAGGGCTGGGCTGTAGACTCTGATGAGGAGCCCCCATTGGACAGCTCATCTGTTCACGAGGAGCATAAGGAGAACCTGGACCCGCAGCAACATGCGGAGGAGGAGTCTCTTCATCGCTGTTCTTCTGAAAATCTTTGCCTCCAGTCTGCTGTCTTGCAGtcagaaaacagccccagacctgAAAACACAGACAACCAGGCAGAGGAGGATAGCACCAATCCAGACTGTACTAGCTCCACCGAGGGACTTATGAGGCAGGGCCACTGCTCCAACCTGCTCTCCCCACAGTCACTACCATCCCCCATAGCCTCTGACTGGCAAGCCTTAGAGGACACTAAACGTGGGGAAGAAACGTTTGATGTTCCAAATAGGAAAGGTCTGTCTAAACTGGATGTTGACCTTTCCTACCAGATCCTCCATCTGCCCTTTGACAAG GTCCTGACAGCTGGAGCTCTGCAGAAGGACTGCTCTGCCAGCTccagctctgctctgctgtgtgGAGACCTCCAGGCTTCCCTGTCCTCCAGCCGgatcaccaccacctcctccccaGCCCATCACCACTACTATTCCTACTACTGTCCCCCACAGACTGCCCATGAAAGGCTCAGCGTCCTCAGTCCCTCCCTGGATGAGCTCTCGTCCCGAGATGAGATGTTCTCCACCGACCTGGAGGACATGGATCGGTTTCCCAGAAGCTCCGTCTACGCAGGGAGGAGGTTCTCCGCGGAGGTCGAGCACCTCGGAGAGCCAGAGGTCAAGAATGTCTGTCCTAAGTCCAAGAAGCTCTTGTGCGCCTGCTGTGGCTCGAGCCTGTTGAAAGGAGGGGCAAGCAGGGTTAAAGTTCATCACGGCCCGAGTGTGTATGCAGATGATGAGGCGGGGGATTCTGATGAAGTTGTCGAGCAGGAACAACAATCTGCAAGGACGCGTGAGGAGAGAGCGCACCCCACTAGAGTGGTTGTGCAGAAGCACCCTGTCCCCAAGAAACACCAGCCTCTACACATCCAACAGCATCCCAAACCCAGCTGTAAGAGaggccagtgtagagaggctgtCGGACCAGAAGAGCAGCAGGAGGAACCAGAGATGGTGCTGGTGGGATCAGAGCTGGAGTATTATGAAGGCCATGTGGTGGAGGGTGGACAGGATGTGGGGGATAAGGAACACAGGACATGCAAAG ATGGACTATGTAGAGAGGGCATGGCTACTTCAGATCCGGGCAGGTGGGAGAGGGATAGGGCCAAGCCCAGACGAAAACCACACACCTCACTGCAAG AGAGACTGGCACTGAGGAAAGCTCTGTGTAAGCCATTGGTGTATCAGAGAGtgagagatgaggaagaggagccACCACGATGTCACAGGGGAAAAG GGTCCACCAAGAGAGGAGACACGATGTTAATGTCACAGCATTGA